One region of Erwinia tracheiphila genomic DNA includes:
- a CDS encoding META domain-containing protein, translating into MPPLAGMKLGISFAQNMRVSGVMCNRFFGQGALQQGVLRVPQLASTRMMCTDPSLNQWEVLIGEMLVEGAELQLDQQTLTLKGAGHTLVYGKDNWPDSQLSETAPLRSRSGAVFFTA; encoded by the coding sequence GTGCCACCTCTGGCGGGAATGAAGCTGGGCATCAGTTTTGCACAGAATATGCGGGTGAGCGGTGTGATGTGCAATCGTTTCTTCGGTCAGGGCGCTCTGCAACAAGGTGTTCTGAGGGTGCCACAGTTGGCTTCCACGCGCATGATGTGTACCGATCCTTCCCTTAATCAGTGGGAGGTTCTCATCGGAGAAATGTTAGTGGAGGGCGCTGAACTCCAGCTGGATCAACAAACATTAACGCTGAAAGGGGCGGGACATACCCTGGTATATGGAAAAGATAACTGGCCGGATAGCCAGCTGTCTGAAACAGCCCCGTTGCGTTCTCGCAGCGGGGCTGTTTTTTTCACAGCATGA
- the chaA gene encoding sodium-potassium/proton antiporter ChaA, translating into MTESESIKTRHKETSLLLPIVALIILWFWGQSSSLPIIISINLVALVAILFSAFSVVRHADVLAHRLGEPYGSLILSLSVVILEVSLISALMATGDAAPALMRDTLYSIIMIVTCGLVGFALLLGGRKFATQFINLAGVKQYLIALFPLVILVMVFPNALPDGDFTRAQALLISAISAAMYGVFLLIQTRTHQSLFVYQHEDDSDDGNPHHGKPSDHSSRWHSAWLVVHLIAVIAVTKTDAAPLEALLHRMEAPEGFIGFLVAFLILSPEGLGAIKAVLANQVQRAMNLFFGSVLATISLTVPTVTIIATLTGQQLIFGLDSPHMVLMVASLLLCQISFSTGRTNVLNGAAHLALFIGYLITIML; encoded by the coding sequence GTGACTGAATCAGAAAGCATCAAAACCCGTCATAAAGAGACATCATTACTCTTGCCAATTGTTGCACTGATAATTTTGTGGTTCTGGGGACAAAGTAGTTCCTTGCCGATCATCATCAGTATTAATCTGGTCGCACTGGTGGCAATACTTTTTAGCGCATTCAGCGTGGTGCGCCATGCTGACGTATTGGCGCACCGATTAGGAGAACCCTATGGTTCACTGATCCTCAGCCTGTCGGTGGTGATCCTGGAAGTGAGCCTGATCTCTGCATTGATGGCCACTGGCGATGCTGCACCGGCTTTAATGCGCGATACCCTCTATTCAATCATTATGATTGTCACCTGCGGTCTGGTAGGGTTTGCTCTGCTGTTGGGCGGACGTAAATTTGCCACACAGTTTATTAACCTTGCCGGGGTAAAACAGTATCTGATTGCGCTCTTTCCGCTGGTGATCCTGGTGATGGTGTTTCCGAATGCTTTACCGGATGGCGATTTTACTAGGGCCCAGGCGCTACTTATTTCAGCCATTTCTGCCGCGATGTACGGCGTTTTTCTGCTTATTCAGACGAGAACCCACCAGAGTTTATTTGTATACCAGCATGAAGATGACAGTGATGACGGCAACCCCCATCACGGCAAACCTTCCGATCATTCCAGCCGGTGGCACAGCGCATGGCTGGTTGTACATTTGATTGCGGTGATTGCCGTAACCAAAACGGATGCCGCTCCGCTGGAAGCACTACTGCACAGAATGGAGGCCCCCGAAGGTTTTATCGGCTTTTTGGTGGCGTTTCTGATTCTCTCGCCTGAAGGGCTTGGTGCGATCAAAGCCGTTCTGGCAAACCAGGTACAAAGAGCGATGAACCTGTTTTTTGGCTCTGTGCTGGCCACCATATCGCTGACGGTTCCAACAGTAACCATTATCGCTACTCTGACCGGGCAACAACTCATTTTCGGGCTTGATTCACCGCACATGGTTCTGATGGTGGCTTCCCTGCTATTATGTCAAATCTCGTTCTCGACGGGCCGCACCAACGTGCTTAATGGTGCAGCGCATCTTGCCCTTTTTATCGGCTATCTCATCACCATCATGCTGTGA
- the kdsA gene encoding 3-deoxy-8-phosphooctulonate synthase produces the protein MKQKVVNIGDIRVANDLPFVLFGGMNVLESRDLAMRICEHYVTVTSKLGIPYVFKASFDKANRSSIRSYRGPGQQEGMKIFQELKQTFGVKVITDVHEVSQAQPVSEIVDVIQLPAFLARQTDLVEAMAKTGAVINVKKPQFVSPGQMGNIVEKFAEGGNENVILCDRGTNYGYDNLVVDMLGFNVMKQVSKGSPVIFDVTHALQCRDPFGAASGGRRGQVTELARSGMAVGLAGLFIEAHPDPAHALCDGPSALPLEKLEPFLRQIKAIDDLVKNFPELDTSH, from the coding sequence ATGAAACAGAAAGTGGTAAACATTGGTGATATCCGGGTGGCAAATGATCTGCCGTTCGTGCTGTTTGGCGGTATGAACGTGCTGGAATCGCGCGATCTGGCGATGCGCATCTGTGAACACTATGTAACTGTGACCAGCAAACTGGGTATTCCTTACGTGTTTAAGGCCTCGTTTGATAAAGCTAACCGTTCGTCAATTCGTTCTTATCGTGGACCAGGCCAGCAAGAAGGCATGAAAATCTTTCAGGAACTGAAGCAAACATTTGGCGTAAAGGTCATTACTGACGTGCATGAGGTGTCTCAGGCACAGCCGGTATCTGAGATCGTTGACGTCATTCAATTACCGGCATTCCTTGCCCGACAAACCGATTTGGTCGAGGCGATGGCAAAAACCGGGGCGGTAATCAACGTAAAAAAACCCCAGTTTGTCAGTCCCGGACAGATGGGCAACATTGTTGAAAAATTTGCGGAAGGCGGTAATGAAAATGTCATCTTGTGCGATCGTGGCACCAATTATGGTTACGACAACCTGGTAGTCGACATGCTGGGCTTTAACGTGATGAAACAGGTTTCAAAAGGCAGTCCGGTGATTTTCGACGTGACGCATGCTCTCCAGTGCCGCGATCCCTTTGGTGCTGCATCCGGTGGTCGCCGTGGACAGGTGACAGAACTGGCTCGTTCAGGTATGGCCGTTGGCCTGGCTGGACTCTTTATTGAAGCGCATCCTGATCCTGCTCATGCTTTGTGTGATGGTCCCTCAGCGTTGCCGCTGGAAAAACTGGAACCCTTCCTCAGACAAATCAAAGCGATTGACGATCTGGTTAAAAACTTTCCTGAGCTGGATACCAGTCACTGA
- a CDS encoding gamma-glutamylcyclotransferase: protein MLTKDFLKKADCRTAFGAVEDSLLWTCEQRATSLTAILASRPDCSPVWIFGYGSLMWNPVFESDDVAEGTLEGWHRAFCLRLTSGRGSASQPGRMLALKEGGRTIGLAYRLPENQLQEELELLWKREMPTGCYLPTWCELMLVDGRKVTAIAFIMNPCHPLYESDSCPKTIAPLIAQASGPLGTNAQYLFALEQELQKRGLYDDCLTDIVERVREIQQCFNQGVAG, encoded by the coding sequence ATGTTAACAAAAGATTTCCTGAAAAAAGCGGACTGCCGCACCGCATTTGGTGCTGTTGAGGACTCTCTGCTTTGGACCTGCGAGCAGCGAGCGACTTCACTGACCGCCATCCTGGCTTCCCGACCCGATTGCAGTCCGGTATGGATTTTTGGTTATGGTTCACTGATGTGGAACCCGGTATTTGAATCTGACGATGTTGCAGAAGGGACGCTGGAGGGATGGCACAGAGCGTTTTGCCTGCGTCTGACTTCCGGGAGAGGTAGTGCTTCCCAGCCGGGCAGAATGCTGGCGCTGAAGGAAGGAGGGCGCACGATCGGGCTGGCTTACAGGCTACCGGAAAATCAGCTGCAGGAAGAGTTGGAACTGCTCTGGAAGCGTGAAATGCCTACCGGCTGCTATTTGCCAACCTGGTGTGAGCTTATGCTGGTTGATGGACGCAAAGTAACAGCTATTGCTTTTATTATGAACCCTTGCCATCCATTGTATGAAAGTGACTCCTGTCCAAAAACCATTGCCCCGCTGATTGCACAAGCGAGCGGGCCGTTGGGAACCAACGCACAGTATCTTTTTGCGCTGGAGCAGGAACTGCAAAAACGTGGTCTCTATGATGACTGTCTGACCGATATTGTCGAGCGCGTTCGGGAAATACAGCAGTGTTTTAATCAAGGCGTTGCTGGCTAA
- a CDS encoding serine/threonine protein kinase: MSAKDKIDKITDVPDALPAGHRFNEFEIEEVIGGGGFGIVYRAWDHLLERTIAIKEYFPVSLATRHDRQNIVLRGERHQKLFNAGLNSFIHEARLLARFNHPGLLHVLRFWEENGTAYMGTLYYSGITLKKWHQNNPHRLNDTWIRQLLPPLFGAIDTIHQAGYLHRDISLDNIQIQDNHLPILLDFGSARKEIGNLSDETEVMLKPGYAPIEQYNEDSNADQGPWTDIYALGAVLHALIMGSPPPVSVVRCIEDRYQPLTTLRPEGFSLPLLNAIDRSLAMKPQDRPQSIDELAALIELPVRTVEELVAKAAPSREKAATTAPLHHEEVISVNARTAENTAESVTSSPIFAMQKPLIIAGGVIACLIAATVSVISWIDQTADDAGNSPSPARVSEQTPDSVQEIAKVYLKMNHDERLSVDGRTHAVTPDSNGFASLSLPAGSHQIEVASATATRRQQLEVTHAGTWLIDPR; the protein is encoded by the coding sequence ATGTCGGCAAAAGATAAAATAGATAAAATAACAGATGTACCTGATGCACTTCCGGCAGGCCACCGTTTTAATGAGTTTGAAATCGAAGAGGTCATTGGCGGAGGTGGGTTTGGCATTGTTTATCGTGCCTGGGACCATCTGCTTGAGCGTACCATTGCTATCAAAGAATACTTTCCTGTCTCGTTGGCTACGCGTCATGATCGGCAAAATATTGTGCTGCGTGGCGAACGCCATCAGAAACTATTTAATGCAGGCCTTAATAGTTTTATTCATGAAGCCAGACTGCTGGCGCGCTTTAATCATCCGGGACTACTGCACGTCCTGCGATTCTGGGAAGAAAACGGCACGGCTTATATGGGGACGCTCTACTATAGCGGCATAACCCTGAAAAAGTGGCACCAGAATAATCCACACAGGCTAAACGATACCTGGATTCGCCAGCTGTTACCCCCTCTTTTCGGTGCAATTGATACCATCCACCAGGCAGGTTATCTTCATCGGGATATTTCACTGGATAATATACAGATTCAGGATAACCATCTGCCAATTCTGCTCGATTTTGGTTCTGCCCGTAAAGAAATAGGCAATCTCAGTGATGAAACCGAAGTGATGCTTAAGCCGGGCTATGCACCCATTGAACAATACAATGAAGACAGCAATGCCGATCAGGGTCCGTGGACAGATATCTATGCGCTTGGCGCAGTATTACATGCCCTGATAATGGGTTCACCGCCTCCGGTAAGCGTGGTGCGCTGTATTGAGGATCGCTACCAACCGCTGACCACACTCCGCCCTGAGGGCTTTTCACTACCCCTGCTGAATGCCATCGATCGTTCACTGGCAATGAAACCACAGGATCGTCCGCAGAGCATCGATGAACTGGCTGCGCTGATCGAACTCCCGGTGAGAACCGTTGAGGAACTGGTGGCTAAAGCGGCCCCCTCCAGAGAAAAGGCGGCTACCACTGCACCTTTACACCACGAGGAAGTGATTAGCGTTAATGCCCGAACGGCTGAAAATACAGCTGAGTCGGTCACCTCAAGCCCCATTTTTGCAATGCAAAAGCCGTTAATAATAGCGGGAGGGGTAATAGCTTGTCTGATTGCAGCCACAGTGTCCGTAATAAGCTGGATTGATCAGACGGCAGACGATGCCGGAAATAGCCCGTCCCCGGCAAGAGTTTCTGAGCAAACACCCGATAGCGTTCAGGAAATAGCCAAAGTCTATCTGAAAATGAATCATGACGAGCGCTTATCCGTGGATGGCAGAACGCATGCAGTCACGCCGGACAGCAATGGTTTTGCTTCACTGAGCCTGCCTGCAGGCAGCCACCAAATTGAAGTCGCAAGCGCTACCGCGACGCGCCGACAACAGCTTGAAGTCACGCACGCGGGTACATGGTTAATTGACCCGCGTTAA